From one Streptomyces sp. N50 genomic stretch:
- a CDS encoding ribonucleotide-diphosphate reductase subunit beta yields MTTEAKNLLDPGFELTLRPMRYPDFYERYRDAIKNTWTVEEVDLHSDVADLAKLTPGEQHMIGRLVAFFATGDSIVANNLVLTLYKHINSPEARLYLSRQLFEEAVHVQFYLTLLDTYLPDPEDRAAAFDAVENIPSIREKAEFCFKWINEVEKLDSLQTQADRRRFLLNLICFAACIEGLFFYGAFAYVYWFRSRGLLHGLATGTNWVFRDETMHMSFAFEVVDTVRKEEPELFDDQLQQEVTDMLREAVEAELQFGRDLCGEGLPGMNTDSMRQYLECVADQRLQRLGFAPVYGSENPFSFMELQGVQELTNFFERRPSAYQVAVEGTVDLDEDF; encoded by the coding sequence ATGACGACCGAAGCCAAGAACCTTCTCGACCCGGGCTTCGAGCTGACCCTCCGCCCCATGCGCTACCCGGACTTCTACGAGCGCTACCGGGACGCGATCAAGAACACCTGGACCGTCGAGGAGGTCGACCTCCACTCGGACGTCGCCGACCTCGCGAAGCTGACGCCCGGTGAGCAGCACATGATCGGCCGGCTGGTCGCGTTCTTCGCGACGGGTGACTCGATCGTGGCGAACAACCTCGTGCTGACCCTGTACAAGCACATCAACTCCCCCGAGGCGCGGCTGTACTTGAGCCGTCAGCTCTTCGAGGAGGCCGTGCACGTCCAGTTCTACTTGACGCTGCTCGACACCTACCTCCCCGACCCGGAGGACAGGGCCGCCGCCTTCGACGCGGTGGAGAACATCCCCTCCATCCGCGAGAAGGCCGAGTTCTGCTTCAAGTGGATCAACGAGGTCGAGAAGCTGGACAGCCTCCAGACCCAGGCCGACCGCCGCCGCTTCCTCCTCAACCTGATCTGCTTCGCCGCGTGCATCGAGGGCCTGTTCTTCTACGGCGCGTTCGCGTACGTCTACTGGTTCCGCAGCCGGGGTCTCCTGCACGGCCTCGCCACCGGCACCAACTGGGTGTTCCGCGACGAGACCATGCACATGAGCTTCGCCTTCGAGGTGGTCGACACCGTCCGCAAGGAGGAGCCGGAGCTGTTCGACGACCAGCTCCAGCAGGAGGTGACCGACATGCTGCGCGAAGCCGTCGAGGCGGAGCTGCAGTTCGGGCGCGACCTGTGCGGCGAGGGTCTGCCGGGCATGAACACCGACTCGATGCGCCAGTACCTGGAGTGCGTCGCGGACCAGCGCCTCCAGCGGCTGGGCTTCGCTCCGGTCTACGGTTCCGAGAACCCCTTCTCCTTCATGGAGTTGCAGGGCGTCCAGGAGCTGACGAACTTCTTCGAGCGCCGCCCGTCGGCGTACCAGGTCGCCGTGGAGGGCACGGTCGACCTCGACGAGGACTTCTAG
- a CDS encoding ribonucleoside-diphosphate reductase subunit alpha: protein MTIAPAEPASATQANEAIAATATGPGTELPGTVVQDADGPGTAILRTLTELTADLPDADPGRVAAATLRGRSAHADVAELRELATEAAAGLISEDPVYSRLAARLLTVSIAAEAASQGVTTFTESVVVGHREGLIADRTAEFATLHAARLDALIAASSDEGADDRFGYFGLRTLYSRYLLRHPITRKVIETPQHFMLRVAAGLAEDDSTRALDEVAALYRLMSRLDYLPSSPTLFNSGTRHPQMSSCYLLDSPLDELDSIYDRYHQVARLSKHAGGIGLSYSRIRSRGSLIRGTNGHSNGIVPFLKTLDASVAAVNQGGRRKGAAAVYLETWHSDIEEFLELRDNTGEDARRTHNLNLAHWIPDEFMRRVNADGEWSLFSPADVPELVDLWGDEFDAAYRKAEAQGLAKKTIPARDLYGRMMRTLAQTGNGWMTFKDAANRTANQTAEPGHTVHSSNLCTEILEVTDDGETAVCNLGSVNLGAFVDQANGDIDWERLDETVRTAVTFLDRVVDINFYPTEQAGRSNARWRPVGLGAMGLQDVFFKLRVPFDSPQAQALSTRIAERIMLAAYEASADLAERNGPLPAWEKTRTARGVLHPDHYGVELTWPERWAALRERIAQTGMRNSLLLAIAPTATIASIAGVYECIEPQVSNLFKRETLSGEFLQVNSYLVDELKQLGVWDARTREALREANGSVQAFSWIPEDVRALYRTAWEIPQRGLIDMAAARTPFLDQSQSLNLFLETPTIGKLSSMYAYAWKQGLKTTYYLRSRPATRIARAAQAQAQTTIPVQQLTPDEDAVACSLENPESCEACQ from the coding sequence GTGACCATCGCGCCAGCAGAGCCGGCATCAGCGACCCAGGCGAACGAGGCGATCGCAGCGACCGCGACCGGACCCGGGACCGAGCTTCCCGGAACGGTTGTTCAGGACGCCGACGGCCCCGGTACCGCGATCCTGCGGACCCTGACCGAGCTGACCGCCGACCTCCCCGACGCCGACCCCGGCCGGGTCGCCGCCGCCACGTTGCGCGGCCGGTCCGCGCACGCGGACGTGGCGGAACTGCGCGAGCTGGCGACTGAGGCGGCCGCCGGCCTCATCTCCGAGGACCCGGTCTACTCCCGCCTCGCCGCCCGGCTGCTGACGGTCAGCATCGCCGCCGAGGCCGCCTCCCAGGGCGTCACGACGTTCACCGAGTCCGTCGTCGTGGGCCACCGCGAGGGCCTCATCGCGGACCGCACCGCCGAGTTCGCGACGCTGCACGCGGCCCGCCTGGACGCGCTGATCGCCGCCTCCTCCGATGAGGGCGCCGACGACCGCTTCGGCTACTTCGGCCTGCGCACGCTGTACAGCCGCTACCTCCTGCGCCACCCGATCACCCGCAAGGTCATCGAGACCCCCCAGCACTTCATGCTGCGCGTGGCCGCCGGTCTCGCCGAGGACGACTCGACCCGTGCCCTGGACGAAGTCGCCGCGCTGTACCGCCTGATGAGCCGCCTGGACTACCTCCCGTCCTCGCCCACGCTCTTCAACTCCGGTACGCGGCACCCTCAGATGTCGTCCTGCTACCTCCTCGACTCCCCGCTGGACGAGCTGGACTCCATCTACGACCGCTACCACCAGGTCGCCCGTCTCTCGAAGCACGCCGGTGGCATCGGACTGTCGTACTCCCGTATCCGCAGCCGCGGTTCGCTGATCCGCGGCACGAACGGGCACTCCAACGGCATCGTCCCGTTCCTGAAGACGCTCGACGCGTCGGTGGCCGCCGTGAACCAGGGCGGCCGGCGCAAGGGCGCGGCCGCGGTCTACCTGGAGACCTGGCACTCCGACATCGAGGAGTTCCTGGAGCTGCGGGACAACACCGGTGAGGACGCCCGCCGTACGCACAACCTGAACCTCGCGCACTGGATCCCGGACGAGTTCATGCGCCGGGTGAACGCGGACGGCGAGTGGTCGCTGTTCTCCCCCGCCGACGTGCCCGAGCTGGTCGACCTGTGGGGCGACGAGTTCGACGCCGCGTACCGCAAGGCCGAGGCGCAGGGGCTCGCCAAGAAGACCATCCCGGCCCGTGACCTCTACGGCCGCATGATGCGCACCCTCGCGCAGACCGGCAACGGCTGGATGACCTTCAAGGACGCGGCCAACCGCACCGCCAACCAGACCGCCGAGCCGGGCCACACGGTCCACTCCTCCAACCTCTGCACGGAGATCCTGGAGGTCACGGACGACGGCGAGACCGCGGTCTGCAACCTGGGTTCGGTGAACCTCGGCGCGTTCGTCGACCAGGCGAACGGCGACATCGACTGGGAGCGTCTGGACGAGACGGTCCGCACCGCCGTCACCTTCCTCGACCGTGTCGTGGACATCAACTTCTACCCGACCGAGCAGGCGGGCCGTTCCAACGCCCGCTGGCGCCCGGTCGGCCTGGGCGCGATGGGTCTGCAGGACGTCTTCTTCAAACTCCGCGTCCCCTTCGACTCCCCGCAGGCGCAGGCCCTTTCGACGCGTATCGCCGAGCGCATCATGCTCGCCGCGTACGAGGCGTCCGCCGACCTCGCCGAGCGCAACGGCCCGTTGCCCGCCTGGGAGAAGACCCGTACGGCCCGCGGCGTCCTGCACCCGGACCACTACGGCGTGGAGCTGACCTGGCCGGAGCGCTGGGCCGCACTGCGGGAACGTATCGCCCAAACCGGCATGCGCAACAGCCTGTTGCTGGCGATCGCCCCCACGGCCACCATCGCGTCCATCGCCGGCGTCTACGAGTGCATCGAGCCCCAGGTCTCGAACCTCTTCAAGCGCGAGACCCTCTCCGGCGAGTTCCTCCAGGTCAACTCCTACCTGGTCGACGAGTTGAAGCAGCTCGGCGTGTGGGACGCCCGCACCCGCGAGGCCCTGCGCGAGGCCAACGGCTCGGTACAGGCGTTCAGTTGGATCCCGGAGGACGTGCGCGCCCTGTACCGCACGGCGTGGGAGATCCCCCAGCGCGGCCTGATCGACATGGCCGCCGCCCGCACCCCGTTCCTGGACCAGTCCCAGTCCCTGAACCTGTTCCTGGAGACGCCGACGATCGGCAAGCTCTCCTCGATGTACGCGTACGCCTGGAAGCAGGGCCTGAAGACGACGTACTACCTGCGCTCCCGCCCGGCGACCCGCATCGCCCGCGCGGCCCAGGCTCAGGCCCAAACCACCATCCCCGTACAGCAGTTGACGCCCGACGAAGACGCGGTCGCCTGCTCCCTTGAGAACCCCGAGTCCTGCGAGGCCTGCCAGTAA
- a CDS encoding GNAT family N-acetyltransferase yields MDFLIRRADPSEYEDLGTLTAHAYLDDGLLDYGEADPYLPVLKDVASRAASAEVLVAVDGDHLLGGVTFVPGPGPAADIANPGETEIRALAIARTARGRGAGEALVRACIDRARATEGCTAVVLSTQSAMHAAHRIYERLGFVRTPDRDWNPVPHLDDLTLLTYKLTL; encoded by the coding sequence ATGGACTTCCTCATCCGCCGAGCCGACCCCTCCGAATACGAAGACCTCGGTACCCTCACAGCCCACGCCTACCTGGACGACGGCCTGCTCGACTACGGCGAGGCCGACCCGTACCTCCCCGTACTCAAGGACGTAGCAAGCCGAGCCGCGTCCGCCGAGGTCCTGGTCGCAGTGGACGGCGACCACCTCCTCGGCGGCGTCACCTTCGTCCCCGGCCCCGGCCCAGCCGCCGACATCGCAAACCCCGGCGAGACAGAAATCCGCGCACTGGCAATCGCCCGCACCGCCCGAGGCAGAGGCGCCGGCGAGGCCCTCGTCCGCGCCTGCATCGACCGCGCCCGAGCAACGGAAGGCTGCACAGCCGTAGTCCTCTCGACCCAGTCAGCCATGCACGCGGCCCACCGCATCTACGAACGCCTGGGTTTCGTTCGCACCCCCGACCGCGACTGGAACCCCGTGCCACACCTGGACGATCTCACTCTGCTCACCTACAAGCTGACACTCTGA
- the mctP gene encoding monocarboxylate uptake permease MctP: MNDGVNGVALGVFIFFFLAVTVLGFMAARWRRADNEQSLDEWGLGGRSFGTWVTWFLLGGDLYTAYTFVAVPAAVYAAGAAGFFAVPYTILVYPLIFTFLPRLWSVSHKHGYVTTSDFVRGRFGSKGLSLAVAITGILATMPYIALQLVGIQAVLDVMGVGGSANSNWFVKDLPLLIAFAVLAAYTYSSGLRAPALIAFVKDGLIYIVIAVAIIYIPIKLGGFDDIFSAAGAKFKATGTGGLVPAPAGQWTYATLALGSALALFMYPHSITATLSSKSRNVIRRNTTILPLYSLMLGLLALLGFMAIAAGVKVTNGQLAIPQLFENMFPDWFAGVAFAAIGIGALVPAAIMSIAAANLFTRNIYKDFIKPDATPAQETKVSKIVSLLVKVGALAFVLTMDKTVAINFQLLGGIWILQTFPSLVGGLFTRWPHRWALLTGWAVGMIYGTLAAYGVASPTQDHFGGSSKEIPGIGEIGYIGLTAFVLNVVVTVVLTFALKAFKAPEGVDETSPGDYTADAGNPGVEVELPPATAGAAH; this comes from the coding sequence GTGAACGACGGCGTGAACGGCGTCGCCCTCGGCGTCTTCATCTTCTTCTTCCTGGCCGTCACGGTCCTCGGCTTCATGGCCGCGCGCTGGCGCCGGGCCGACAACGAGCAGAGCCTCGACGAATGGGGCCTGGGCGGACGGTCGTTCGGCACCTGGGTCACCTGGTTCCTGCTCGGCGGCGACCTCTACACGGCGTATACGTTCGTGGCGGTCCCGGCGGCGGTCTACGCGGCGGGCGCGGCGGGCTTCTTCGCGGTGCCGTACACGATCCTCGTCTACCCGTTGATCTTCACCTTCCTCCCGCGCCTCTGGTCGGTGTCGCACAAGCACGGGTACGTGACGACCTCGGACTTCGTGCGCGGCCGCTTCGGCTCCAAGGGTCTTTCGCTGGCGGTTGCGATCACCGGCATCCTCGCGACGATGCCGTACATCGCGCTCCAACTGGTCGGGATCCAGGCCGTGTTGGACGTCATGGGGGTGGGCGGCAGCGCGAACTCCAACTGGTTCGTGAAGGACCTGCCGCTGCTGATCGCGTTCGCGGTACTGGCGGCCTACACCTACTCGTCCGGCCTCCGCGCGCCCGCGCTGATCGCGTTCGTGAAGGACGGCCTGATCTACATCGTCATCGCGGTGGCGATCATCTACATCCCGATCAAGCTCGGCGGCTTCGACGACATCTTCAGCGCGGCGGGCGCCAAGTTCAAGGCGACGGGAACGGGCGGACTCGTCCCCGCACCGGCGGGCCAATGGACGTACGCCACACTGGCGTTGGGCTCGGCACTGGCCCTGTTCATGTACCCCCACTCGATCACGGCGACGCTCTCTTCGAAGAGCCGCAACGTGATCCGCCGCAACACCACGATCCTGCCCCTGTATTCACTGATGCTGGGCCTGCTCGCGCTGCTCGGCTTCATGGCGATCGCGGCCGGAGTCAAGGTCACCAACGGCCAGTTGGCGATCCCGCAGCTCTTCGAGAACATGTTCCCGGACTGGTTCGCGGGCGTGGCCTTCGCGGCGATCGGCATCGGCGCCCTCGTCCCCGCGGCCATCATGTCCATCGCGGCGGCGAACCTCTTCACCCGCAACATCTACAAGGACTTCATCAAGCCCGACGCGACCCCGGCCCAGGAGACCAAGGTCTCCAAGATCGTCTCGCTCCTGGTGAAGGTCGGCGCCCTGGCCTTCGTCCTGACGATGGACAAGACCGTCGCCATCAACTTCCAGCTCCTGGGCGGCATCTGGATCCTCCAGACCTTCCCGTCCCTGGTAGGCGGCCTCTTCACCCGCTGGCCCCACCGCTGGGCCCTCCTCACCGGCTGGGCGGTCGGCATGATCTACGGCACCCTCGCCGCCTACGGCGTAGCCTCCCCGACCCAGGACCACTTCGGCGGCTCCTCCAAGGAGATCCCGGGCATCGGCGAGATCGGCTACATCGGCCTGACGGCGTTCGTGCTGAACGTGGTGGTGACGGTGGTCCTGACGTTCGCCCTGAAGGCCTTCAAGGCCCCGGAGGGCGTGGACGAAACAAGCCCCGGCGACTACACGGCGGACGCGGGCAACCCGGGCGTAGAGGTGGAGCTACCTCCGGCGACTGCTGGCGCCGCCCACTGA
- a CDS encoding DUF3311 domain-containing protein produces MSDVPEVPPEVAPPVAAPVVTPARVVIAVCLVAPFVALLWVGSYTKLDPTFIGIPFFYWYQMLWVLISTVLTMTAYKLWQRDQRTRHGGNR; encoded by the coding sequence ATGTCAGATGTGCCGGAAGTACCGCCCGAAGTGGCACCGCCCGTCGCGGCACCGGTCGTGACACCGGCCCGTGTCGTCATCGCGGTCTGCCTCGTCGCGCCGTTCGTGGCGCTGCTCTGGGTCGGCTCCTACACCAAGCTCGACCCGACGTTCATCGGCATCCCGTTCTTCTACTGGTACCAGATGCTCTGGGTGCTCATCTCGACGGTGCTCACGATGACCGCCTACAAGCTGTGGCAGCGCGACCAGCGGACCCGCCATGGAGGTAACCGGTGA
- a CDS encoding YbdD/YjiX family protein, which yields MRSALTRAADRLVGGVRWYVRELMDESAYDRYVTHARRNHPGAEVPSRRDFERIRTARQEADPRQGFRCC from the coding sequence ATGCGGTCGGCGCTGACGCGGGCGGCTGACCGGCTGGTCGGTGGAGTGCGCTGGTACGTCCGGGAGTTGATGGACGAGTCGGCGTACGACCGGTATGTCACGCACGCACGCCGGAACCACCCCGGCGCGGAGGTCCCCAGCCGCCGCGACTTCGAACGCATACGGACGGCCCGCCAGGAGGCCGACCCGCGCCAGGGTTTCCGCTGCTGTTGA
- a CDS encoding carbon starvation CstA family protein, with translation MRTANVRTIVVWTLVALVGAAGWSVLALARGESVSAAWMVAAALGSYAIAYRFYAKFIAYKVLKVDATRATPAERLDNGIDFHPTDRRVLLGHHFAAIAGAGPLVGPVLAAQMGYLPGTVWIIAGVVFAGAVQDMVVLFFSTRRDGKSLGQMAREEIGPFGGAAALIATFAIMIILLGVLALVVVNALASSPWGTFSIGMTIPIALLMGFYLRVLRPGRVSEVSLIGVALLLLALVAGRWVAESSWAGAFTLAPSTLVIWLVAYGFVASILPVWTLLAPRDYLSTFMKIGTIGLLAIGVVVALPALKMPAVTDFAKHGNGPVFAGSLFPFVFITIACGALSGFHSLISSGTTPKMIQKETQIRMIGYGAMLMESSVAVMALVAASIIDPGLYFAMNAPSGVIGTTVQNASQVVSSWGYHISPADLAQAAKNVDEASLLSRTGGAPTLAVGVSEIFAKVTGGSLRAFWYHFAIMFEALFILTALDAGTRVGRFMLQDMLGNVYRPFRNVSWRPGLALTSAIVCALWGYFLWVGVHEPLGGINQLFPIFGIANQLLAAVALAVCTTLLVKSGRLKWAWITGIPLAWDATVTLTASWQKVFSGDPKVGFFKQRSVFQDAIDAGKVLPPAKSMDDMRTVVTNSTVDGVLSAILAVLVVVVIADALRVCVRHVRRPALSTLSETPYVESNIVAPAGLIPTREEKEEVARDAVGADAGG, from the coding sequence GTGCGTACCGCGAACGTCCGAACCATCGTCGTCTGGACCCTCGTCGCGCTCGTCGGCGCGGCGGGCTGGTCCGTGCTCGCGCTGGCGCGGGGCGAGAGCGTGTCGGCCGCCTGGATGGTCGCCGCCGCGCTCGGCTCGTACGCCATCGCCTACCGCTTCTACGCGAAGTTCATCGCGTACAAGGTCCTGAAGGTCGATGCCACCCGGGCCACCCCGGCCGAACGCCTGGACAACGGCATCGACTTCCACCCCACCGACCGCCGCGTCCTGCTCGGCCACCACTTCGCCGCGATCGCCGGCGCCGGCCCGCTCGTCGGACCCGTACTCGCCGCGCAGATGGGTTACTTGCCCGGCACGGTCTGGATCATCGCCGGCGTCGTCTTCGCGGGCGCGGTCCAGGACATGGTGGTGCTGTTCTTCTCAACCCGTCGCGACGGCAAGTCACTTGGGCAGATGGCCCGCGAGGAGATCGGCCCGTTCGGCGGCGCGGCGGCGCTGATCGCCACCTTCGCCATCATGATCATCCTGCTCGGCGTACTGGCCCTGGTCGTCGTGAACGCGCTGGCCTCCTCCCCCTGGGGCACCTTCTCCATCGGCATGACCATCCCGATCGCGCTGCTGATGGGCTTCTACCTACGGGTACTTCGCCCCGGCCGCGTCTCCGAGGTCTCCCTCATCGGCGTGGCCCTGCTGCTGCTCGCCCTGGTCGCGGGCCGCTGGGTCGCCGAGTCGTCCTGGGCCGGCGCCTTCACCCTCGCGCCCTCGACGCTGGTGATCTGGCTGGTGGCGTACGGCTTCGTCGCCTCGATCCTCCCCGTCTGGACCCTGCTCGCCCCGCGCGACTACCTCTCCACGTTCATGAAGATCGGCACGATCGGCCTGCTCGCGATCGGGGTCGTCGTCGCCCTGCCCGCCCTGAAGATGCCCGCCGTCACCGACTTCGCGAAACACGGCAACGGCCCGGTCTTCGCCGGTTCGCTCTTCCCCTTCGTCTTCATCACGATCGCCTGCGGAGCCCTGTCCGGCTTCCACTCGCTCATCTCCAGCGGCACGACCCCGAAGATGATCCAGAAGGAAACCCAGATCCGCATGATCGGCTACGGCGCCATGCTGATGGAGTCGTCGGTCGCCGTGATGGCCCTGGTCGCCGCGAGCATCATCGACCCGGGTCTGTACTTCGCGATGAACGCCCCGTCGGGCGTGATCGGCACGACGGTGCAGAACGCCTCGCAGGTGGTGAGCAGTTGGGGCTACCACATCTCCCCCGCCGACCTCGCGCAGGCCGCGAAGAACGTCGACGAGGCGAGTCTGCTGTCCCGTACCGGCGGGGCGCCCACGCTCGCGGTCGGCGTCTCGGAGATCTTCGCCAAGGTGACCGGCGGGAGTCTGCGCGCCTTCTGGTACCACTTCGCGATCATGTTCGAGGCGCTGTTCATCCTGACCGCGCTGGACGCGGGCACGCGGGTGGGCCGGTTCATGCTCCAGGACATGCTCGGGAACGTCTACCGGCCGTTCAGGAACGTGAGTTGGCGCCCGGGTCTGGCCCTGACGAGCGCGATCGTGTGCGCGCTCTGGGGCTACTTCCTCTGGGTCGGCGTCCACGAACCCCTCGGCGGGATCAACCAGCTCTTCCCGATCTTCGGCATCGCCAACCAGCTCCTCGCGGCGGTCGCGCTGGCCGTCTGCACCACCCTCCTGGTGAAGTCCGGACGGCTCAAGTGGGCCTGGATCACCGGGATTCCACTCGCCTGGGACGCGACGGTCACCCTGACCGCGAGCTGGCAGAAGGTGTTCTCCGGCGACCCGAAGGTCGGCTTCTTCAAGCAACGGTCCGTGTTCCAGGACGCGATCGACGCGGGCAAGGTCCTGCCGCCGGCGAAGAGCATGGACGACATGCGCACCGTCGTCACCAACTCCACGGTGGACGGGGTGCTTTCGGCCATTCTCGCGGTGCTCGTCGTGGTCGTGATCGCGGACGCCCTCCGCGTCTGTGTTCGACACGTCCGCCGCCCCGCGCTCTCCACGCTGAGCGAGACGCCGTACGTCGAGTCGAACATCGTGGCACCGGCCGGGCTGATCCCTACCCGCGAGGAGAAGGAGGAGGTGGCGCGCGATGCGGTCGGCGCTGACGCGGGCGGCTGA
- a CDS encoding GntR family transcriptional regulator has product MSTDVSSAENEGGATVRTARVPKYYRLKKHLLDMTETLPPGTPVPPERTLAAEFDTSRTTVRQALQELVVEGRLERIQGKGTFVAKPKVSQALQLTSYTEDMRAQGLEPTSQLLDIGYITADDTLADLLDITAGGRVLRIERLRMANAEPMAIETTHLSAKRFPALRRSLVKYTSLYTALAEVYDVHLAEAEETIETSLATPREAGLLSTDVGLPMLMLSRHSLDKEGKPVEWVRSVYRGDRYKFVARLKRPTD; this is encoded by the coding sequence ATGAGCACCGACGTCAGCAGTGCGGAGAACGAGGGTGGGGCCACCGTCCGCACCGCGCGTGTGCCGAAGTACTACCGCCTGAAGAAGCACCTCCTCGACATGACGGAGACGCTGCCGCCGGGCACCCCGGTCCCGCCCGAGCGCACGCTGGCCGCCGAGTTCGACACCTCGCGCACGACGGTCCGCCAGGCCCTGCAGGAGCTGGTCGTCGAGGGCCGCCTGGAGCGCATCCAGGGCAAGGGCACGTTCGTCGCCAAGCCGAAGGTCTCGCAGGCCCTCCAACTCACCTCGTACACCGAGGACATGCGCGCCCAGGGCCTCGAACCCACCTCGCAGCTCCTGGACATCGGCTACATCACCGCCGACGACACCCTCGCCGACCTGCTCGACATCACCGCCGGCGGCCGGGTCCTGCGCATCGAGCGCCTGCGCATGGCCAACGCCGAGCCGATGGCCATCGAGACGACGCACCTCAGCGCGAAGCGCTTCCCCGCCCTGCGCAGGTCCCTCGTCAAGTACACGTCCCTGTACACCGCGCTGGCCGAGGTCTACGACGTCCACCTCGCCGAGGCCGAGGAGACCATCGAGACCTCCCTGGCCACCCCGCGCGAGGCCGGCCTCCTCAGCACCGACGTCGGCCTCCCCATGCTGATGCTCTCCCGCCACTCCCTCGACAAGGAGGGCAAGCCGGTGGAGTGGGTGCGGTCGGTGTACCGGGGGGACAGGTACAAGTTCGTGGCCCGCCTGAAAAGGCCCACCGACTGA
- a CDS encoding extracellular solute-binding protein — protein sequence MKRKLIAAIGIAGMMVSIAACGGNDDKGSSNSGADAKELTVWLTVDAQNNWPQLVKAADAAVQKAHPGVKIKHEYYGWPDKNTKLDAVLATDKAPDVVEMGNTEMLSYMVKGAFAPVDPAKFTNSSAWLDGLKASVTYDGKTYGVPYYAGGRVANWRKDIAASVGVKAPPTTYAELTADLDKIQKKEGSKFSAWYQPTRDWYAAMSFVYDAGGAIATQSGSDWKASLSSPESIKGLTEWKSVIDKYMHGDKTKDESDRYIVYGQGKASMIFAAAWEGATAADPKNDKTGGKLKTDLVNFVMPGPSGKNMPVFLGGSDLAVPVKSKAQALAAEWINAFTGPSGQKGLMAKGNLPNNKTDLATLKSDPATAVPATAAESNWFVPMAPGWGQVEKAQVLQTMLQNIGTGKKSVADAAKEADAAIDKVINTK from the coding sequence GTGAAGCGCAAGCTGATAGCCGCGATCGGTATCGCGGGCATGATGGTCTCCATCGCGGCGTGCGGGGGCAACGACGACAAGGGCTCTTCGAACAGCGGCGCCGACGCCAAGGAGCTGACCGTCTGGCTCACCGTCGACGCGCAGAACAACTGGCCCCAGCTGGTGAAGGCGGCCGACGCGGCCGTGCAGAAGGCGCACCCGGGCGTCAAGATCAAGCACGAGTACTACGGCTGGCCGGACAAGAACACCAAGCTCGACGCGGTCCTCGCCACCGACAAGGCGCCGGACGTGGTCGAGATGGGCAACACCGAGATGCTGAGCTACATGGTCAAGGGCGCCTTCGCACCCGTCGACCCCGCGAAGTTCACCAACTCCTCCGCCTGGCTCGACGGCCTCAAGGCCTCCGTGACCTACGACGGCAAGACCTACGGCGTCCCCTACTACGCCGGTGGCCGCGTCGCCAACTGGCGCAAGGACATCGCCGCTTCGGTCGGCGTCAAGGCCCCGCCGACGACGTACGCCGAGCTGACCGCCGACCTGGACAAGATCCAGAAGAAGGAAGGCAGCAAGTTCAGCGCCTGGTACCAGCCCACCCGTGACTGGTACGCGGCCATGTCCTTCGTCTACGACGCCGGCGGCGCCATCGCCACCCAGTCCGGCAGCGACTGGAAGGCCAGCCTCTCCTCGCCCGAGTCCATCAAGGGGCTCACCGAGTGGAAGTCGGTCATCGACAAGTACATGCACGGCGACAAGACCAAGGACGAGTCCGACCGTTACATCGTCTACGGCCAGGGCAAGGCGTCCATGATCTTCGCCGCCGCGTGGGAGGGCGCGACCGCCGCCGACCCGAAGAACGACAAGACCGGCGGCAAGCTGAAGACCGACCTCGTCAACTTCGTGATGCCCGGCCCGTCCGGCAAGAACATGCCCGTGTTCCTGGGCGGTTCGGACCTCGCCGTCCCGGTGAAGTCCAAGGCGCAGGCCCTCGCCGCCGAGTGGATCAACGCCTTCACCGGTCCGTCCGGCCAGAAGGGCCTGATGGCCAAGGGCAACCTGCCGAACAACAAGACCGACCTCGCGACGCTGAAGAGCGACCCCGCGACGGCGGTCCCGGCCACCGCGGCCGAGTCCAACTGGTTCGTCCCGATGGCACCGGGCTGGGGCCAGGTCGAGAAGGCCCAGGTCCTGCAGACGATGCTGCAGAACATCGGCACCGGCAAGAAGTCGGTGGCGGACGCCGCGAAGGAAGCGGACGCCGCGATCGACAAGGTCATCAACACCAAGTGA